From Deltaproteobacteria bacterium, a single genomic window includes:
- a CDS encoding GAF domain-containing protein, with translation MVRRAWSEHPRDASRWPEHAVLRGKSGPGWRSYKGVSSWEVPDIFVAANRSSVAVAAASEARTDIRFLSVLSEIGKTLASGPELRGSLERVLEKLEQHRGTVRAAVFLLDESTIEIGVEAAVGIPADGLRARYKVGEGVVGKVVQSGRPIVIPATGREPLVMNRAFQRRSGSTEWSLVCVPILLERKPAGALAVDFPFDANRDYQADAQFLSVVASMIAQSLRANRTIEAERNRLLAENSHLRQELEERYDLSNIVGTSGPMRQVYEQIAQVAQTNTTVLVRGESGTGKELIAHAIHYNSPRAAKPFIRVSCAALPDTLIEAELFGYERGAFTGAQQRKQGRFELAEGGTLFLDEIGEIPLPSQVKLLRVLQEREFERLGGTETVRADVRLVAATNRDLEASISERQFREDLYYRLNVFSIFVPPLRDRKPDIMLLADHFLAKYARQHKRQIRRISTPAIDMLVSYHWPGNVRELENILERAVLTCDGQVIHGHHLPPTLQTAEASGTVMHTSLSDSVEQYEKDLIVDALKSARGNRAKAARLLGTTERIMGYKVRKYGIDPGRFRGSQVVTPPPPRWKSVGR, from the coding sequence ATGGTGCGACGGGCTTGGTCCGAACACCCGAGAGACGCATCGCGGTGGCCGGAGCATGCCGTTCTCCGAGGGAAGTCGGGTCCGGGTTGGCGATCCTACAAAGGCGTATCTTCATGGGAAGTGCCAGACATTTTCGTCGCTGCTAACCGTTCGTCCGTGGCCGTGGCAGCAGCCAGCGAAGCACGCACGGACATCCGTTTCCTCTCGGTCCTCTCCGAGATTGGAAAGACCCTCGCCAGCGGTCCCGAGCTGCGCGGCTCGCTCGAGCGGGTGCTCGAGAAGCTCGAGCAGCATCGCGGCACCGTCCGCGCCGCCGTCTTCCTCCTCGACGAGTCCACCATCGAGATCGGCGTCGAGGCTGCGGTGGGCATTCCCGCAGACGGGCTTCGCGCCCGATACAAGGTCGGCGAAGGTGTAGTCGGCAAGGTGGTGCAGAGCGGGCGGCCCATCGTGATCCCGGCCACCGGACGGGAACCGCTGGTGATGAACCGCGCCTTCCAGCGTCGCTCGGGCTCTACCGAGTGGAGCCTGGTCTGCGTCCCCATCCTTCTCGAGCGCAAGCCGGCCGGCGCGCTCGCCGTCGACTTCCCCTTCGACGCCAACCGCGACTACCAGGCCGACGCGCAGTTCCTTTCCGTCGTCGCCTCCATGATCGCCCAGTCCCTCCGCGCCAATCGCACCATCGAGGCGGAGCGCAACCGCCTGCTCGCGGAGAACAGCCATCTGCGGCAGGAGCTGGAAGAGCGCTACGATCTGTCGAACATCGTCGGCACCAGCGGCCCGATGCGGCAGGTCTACGAGCAGATCGCGCAGGTGGCGCAGACCAACACTACCGTCCTGGTCCGCGGTGAGTCGGGCACCGGCAAGGAGCTGATCGCCCACGCCATCCACTACAACTCGCCGCGCGCGGCGAAGCCCTTCATCCGCGTGAGCTGCGCGGCGCTTCCGGACACGTTGATCGAGGCGGAATTGTTCGGGTACGAGCGCGGCGCCTTCACCGGCGCGCAGCAGCGCAAGCAGGGCCGGTTCGAGCTGGCGGAAGGCGGCACTCTCTTCCTCGACGAGATCGGCGAGATCCCGCTCCCCAGCCAGGTGAAGCTCCTGCGGGTTCTCCAGGAACGTGAGTTCGAGCGGCTCGGCGGCACCGAGACGGTGCGTGCCGACGTTCGCCTCGTCGCGGCCACCAACCGCGATCTGGAGGCGAGCATCAGCGAACGGCAGTTCCGCGAGGACCTCTACTACCGCCTCAACGTCTTCTCGATCTTCGTCCCGCCCCTGCGCGACCGCAAACCGGACATCATGCTGCTCGCGGACCACTTCCTCGCCAAGTACGCCCGCCAGCACAAGCGCCAGATCCGCCGCATCTCCACGCCGGCCATCGACATGCTCGTGAGCTACCACTGGCCGGGCAACGTGCGCGAGCTGGAGAACATCCTCGAGCGGGCGGTGCTCACCTGCGATGGGCAGGTGATCCACGGTCACCACCTACCGCCCACGCTGCAGACGGCGGAAGCGTCCGGCACCGTGATGCACACGTCGCTGTCCGACTCGGTGGAGCAGTACGAGAAGGACCTCATCGTCGACGCGCTGAAGAGCGCGCGCGGGAACCGCGCCAAGGCGGCGCGCCTGCTCGGCACCACCGAGCGGATCATGGGCTACAAGGTGCGCAAGTACGGTATCGACCCGGGTCGTTTCCGCGGATCGCAGGTCGTCACGCCGCCGCCGCCACGCTGGAAGTCAGTGGGCCGCTAG
- a CDS encoding ammonium transporter, producing MPIAALDKGDTAWVLICSAFVLLMTMPGLALFYGGMVRQRNVLSTLVQSLAALCVISLQWVLFGYSLAFGPDKGGLIGGLEWVGLRGVGPGPSGYAPTIPHQAFMLFQMMFAVITPALITGAFAERKRFAAYLLFIILWSTLVYDPLAHWVWAEGGFLRKLGALDFAGGTVVHLSSGTSALVCALMIGKRRGYPHTPMPPHNLPLTLIGAGLLWFGWFGFNAGSALEASGVAASAFLTTNTGAAAAALGWMAAEWKLRGKPTALGTASGAVAGLVAITPACGFVGPLAAMVIGGVAGILCFAGCHLKARLGYDDSLDVVGVHGVGGTWGALATGLFAWKAVNGGGADGLFHGNPGQFWTQLVAVLATILLAAPMTFVILKVVDALVGIRVSSDDEVTGLDLSQHSENAYALGGSIVGEHVGGAPREELSRRSSSSALMSALGKS from the coding sequence ATGCCGATTGCGGCCCTCGACAAGGGCGACACCGCGTGGGTTCTCATCTGCTCCGCATTCGTCCTCTTGATGACGATGCCCGGTCTCGCGCTCTTCTACGGCGGGATGGTCCGGCAGCGGAACGTGCTCTCCACGCTGGTGCAGTCGCTCGCCGCACTCTGCGTCATCTCCTTGCAGTGGGTGCTGTTCGGATACTCGCTCGCGTTCGGGCCCGACAAGGGCGGGCTGATCGGCGGCCTGGAGTGGGTCGGGCTGCGCGGCGTCGGTCCCGGGCCATCGGGTTACGCGCCGACGATCCCGCACCAGGCCTTCATGCTCTTCCAGATGATGTTCGCGGTGATCACCCCCGCGCTGATCACCGGCGCCTTCGCCGAGCGGAAGCGATTCGCCGCCTACCTTCTCTTCATCATCCTCTGGTCCACGCTGGTCTACGACCCGCTCGCGCACTGGGTCTGGGCGGAGGGCGGTTTCCTCCGCAAGCTGGGCGCGCTCGACTTCGCCGGCGGCACCGTCGTCCACCTCTCCTCCGGCACTTCCGCGCTGGTCTGCGCGCTGATGATCGGCAAACGGAGAGGCTATCCGCACACTCCGATGCCGCCCCACAACCTGCCGCTGACGCTGATCGGCGCGGGGCTGCTCTGGTTCGGCTGGTTCGGGTTCAATGCAGGCAGCGCGTTGGAGGCGTCCGGGGTCGCCGCCAGCGCGTTCCTCACCACCAACACCGGGGCGGCGGCGGCCGCGCTGGGCTGGATGGCGGCGGAGTGGAAGCTGCGAGGCAAACCGACGGCGCTCGGCACGGCATCCGGCGCGGTCGCGGGCCTCGTGGCCATCACTCCGGCCTGCGGCTTTGTCGGCCCCCTGGCCGCGATGGTGATCGGCGGCGTGGCCGGAATCCTCTGCTTCGCCGGCTGCCATCTCAAGGCGCGGCTCGGGTACGACGACTCGCTCGACGTGGTCGGCGTCCACGGCGTGGGCGGCACCTGGGGCGCGCTGGCCACCGGACTGTTCGCCTGGAAAGCAGTGAACGGCGGCGGCGCGGACGGACTGTTCCACGGAAACCCCGGCCAATTCTGGACGCAGCTCGTAGCGGTGCTCGCGACCATCCTGCTGGCCGCACCGATGACGTTCGTGATCCTGAAGGTCGTCGATGCGTTGGTTGGCATCCGCGTCAGCTCGGACGACGAAGTGACCGGCCTCGACCTTTCACAGCATTCCGAGAACGCATACGCCCTCGGCGGCTCGATCGTCGGCGAGCACGTCGGCGGCGCCCCCCGCGAAGAGCTCTCCCGGCGGAGCAGCAGCAGCGCCTTGATGAGCGCGCTGGGGAAGAGCTGA
- a CDS encoding P-II family nitrogen regulator, whose product MKKIEAIIRPSKLDEVKEALNSVGVSGMTVSEVKGFGRQKGHKELYRGAEYIVDFVPKIKVEVVVQDDFVGQAIDAIERSAKTGNLGDGKIFVVEVVEAVRLRTGERGNLAL is encoded by the coding sequence ATGAAGAAGATCGAGGCCATCATCCGTCCCTCCAAGCTCGACGAGGTGAAGGAGGCGCTCAACTCTGTCGGCGTGAGCGGAATGACGGTGAGCGAGGTGAAAGGCTTCGGCCGCCAGAAGGGCCACAAGGAGCTGTATCGCGGGGCGGAGTACATCGTGGACTTCGTCCCGAAGATCAAGGTGGAGGTCGTGGTCCAGGACGACTTCGTCGGGCAGGCCATCGACGCCATCGAGCGCAGCGCCAAGACGGGCAACCTCGGGGATGGGAAGATCTTCGTCGTCGAGGTGGTGGAGGCAGTGCGGCTCCGGACCGGAGAGCGGGGGAACCTTGCGCTCTGA
- a CDS encoding P1 family peptidase, translating into MLLALVLAEVVAAEAALPRPRIREWGVRVGILESGPLNSITDVAGVRVGHATVVRGEPLPSVNTGVTVVLPHAGNIFREKVAAAVVVGNAFGKLAGALQVNELGELESPVVLTCTLCVGKAWDATAAWLLSLPGNEEVRSVNPLIAETNDGTLNDIRQRPIAASDILEALRSAKEGPVEEGSVGAGRGTVAFGWKGGIGTSSRRLTKKLGGWTLGALVQSNFGGILTIAGAPVGLELGRYFLEGETGSIVVVIATDAPLDHRELERVGRRALLGVGRTGSPMTNGSGDFVIAFSTARGSAPLPNDALSPLFEATVEATEEAIYNSLFRATTVRSARRTVEALPLERVREILQRHGIAVR; encoded by the coding sequence ATGCTGCTGGCGCTCGTCCTCGCCGAAGTTGTAGCCGCCGAGGCGGCGCTGCCGCGGCCACGCATCCGGGAGTGGGGCGTGCGGGTCGGAATCCTCGAGAGCGGCCCGCTGAATTCGATCACCGACGTGGCCGGGGTTCGGGTCGGGCATGCGACCGTGGTGCGCGGCGAGCCGCTTCCGTCCGTCAACACCGGAGTCACGGTCGTGCTGCCGCACGCCGGAAACATCTTCCGCGAGAAGGTGGCTGCCGCGGTCGTGGTTGGAAATGCCTTCGGCAAGCTCGCTGGCGCGCTTCAAGTCAACGAACTGGGCGAGCTGGAGTCCCCGGTCGTGCTCACGTGTACGCTCTGTGTCGGCAAAGCCTGGGACGCGACCGCCGCCTGGCTTCTCTCCCTGCCCGGGAACGAGGAGGTCCGCTCGGTGAACCCGCTGATTGCGGAGACCAACGATGGCACCCTCAACGACATCCGGCAGCGCCCGATTGCCGCGAGCGACATATTGGAGGCACTGCGCAGCGCGAAGGAGGGCCCCGTCGAGGAAGGCAGCGTGGGCGCGGGGCGCGGGACCGTGGCCTTCGGCTGGAAGGGCGGAATCGGGACGTCGAGCCGCAGGCTGACGAAGAAGCTGGGAGGCTGGACGCTCGGCGCTCTCGTCCAAAGCAATTTCGGAGGCATCCTGACCATCGCGGGTGCGCCGGTGGGCCTGGAGCTGGGGAGGTATTTTCTCGAGGGGGAAACCGGGAGCATCGTCGTGGTGATCGCCACCGACGCACCGCTGGACCACCGCGAGCTCGAGCGGGTGGGCCGGCGCGCACTGCTTGGGGTGGGTCGCACGGGAAGTCCGATGACCAATGGCTCCGGAGACTTCGTGATCGCCTTTTCCACCGCTCGAGGCTCGGCGCCGCTGCCCAACGATGCGCTTTCACCGCTCTTCGAGGCGACCGTCGAAGCCACTGAGGAGGCGATCTACAATTCCCTCTTCCGCGCCACTACCGTGCGCAGCGCCCGCCGGACCGTCGAGGCGTTACCGCTGGAACGCGTTCGCGAGATCCTGCAGCGCCACGGTATTGCGGTCCGGTAA
- a CDS encoding class I SAM-dependent methyltransferase: MANEEQNRIWNEVNAPRFLALRGELEKALAPFGRAAIDALAPARGDSALDVGCGFGATTTDLAFRVGPSGRVLGVDVCEPFLAAARAEAPANVRYLSADAQTQAFDTAFDLCFSRFGVMFFDDPPAAFANLRRALRPGGRFAAVVWAPARQNAWVEVPLRVVTAYLPPPPPTSGPGPFSLSDPALLEQLLAGAGFSRPRVTPLSLPYPSGATVEAAARLLLQLGPSAAILRDAGEATERLRPVIEADLRAALVPFATPRGIELPAMALVATASRDASA; encoded by the coding sequence ATGGCGAACGAAGAGCAGAACCGGATCTGGAACGAAGTCAACGCGCCGCGCTTCCTCGCCCTCCGCGGCGAGTTGGAGAAGGCCTTGGCGCCGTTCGGTCGGGCAGCCATCGACGCGCTCGCGCCGGCCAGAGGCGATTCCGCGCTGGACGTCGGATGTGGCTTCGGCGCGACGACCACCGATCTGGCCTTCCGGGTCGGCCCTTCCGGACGCGTCCTCGGCGTCGACGTCTGCGAGCCCTTTCTCGCCGCGGCGCGCGCCGAAGCGCCCGCCAACGTCCGATACCTGAGCGCCGATGCGCAGACCCAGGCCTTCGACACGGCCTTCGATCTCTGCTTCTCCCGCTTCGGCGTGATGTTCTTCGACGACCCGCCCGCCGCCTTCGCCAACCTGCGCCGCGCCCTGCGCCCTGGCGGCCGATTTGCCGCCGTGGTCTGGGCACCAGCGCGGCAGAACGCATGGGTGGAAGTGCCGCTCCGCGTTGTCACCGCTTACCTGCCGCCCCCGCCACCCACGTCGGGGCCGGGACCGTTCTCGCTCTCCGATCCCGCTCTCCTGGAGCAGCTGCTCGCGGGAGCCGGATTCTCGCGACCGCGCGTCACACCCTTGAGCTTGCCGTACCCCTCGGGCGCGACGGTCGAAGCCGCCGCGCGCCTGCTCCTCCAACTCGGCCCTTCGGCGGCAATCCTCCGCGACGCCGGCGAAGCGACCGAACGCCTCCGCCCGGTGATCGAAGCCGATCTGCGCGCCGCGCTCGTACCCTTCGCGACACCGCGCGGCATCGAGCTCCCGGCGATGGCGCTGGTCGCGACCGCGTCACGAGACGCCTCGGCATAG
- a CDS encoding amidohydrolase, protein MGGSAAPRCHRLPAAPATHVGAGTVLALRSRSPGAAARGSRILATARHTLELAVPLGRDGRSRRAPAPPTRPFGGNPPRRRRSDRTPPPGDRSRSARRARTLRDTARHRAPGDGAGRDRVTRRLGIGALPGGPRILYSAGMTAAIAALLVAAGTPATDAYLDQTRTRWEQVARQIWEFSEPALQETKSAGMMADLLEKEDFKIARNVGGMPTAFVATAGSGSPVVGILAEYDALPGLSQQAGEAKKDPRTPDAPGHGCGHNLLGTSAVAAAVAANQARISQKLPGTIKVFGTPAEEILIGKTFMIMAGAFKDTDVVLSWHPDDKNQISNGTRLALTATEVEFFGKTAHAAASPWLGRSALDALELFEHGMSLMREHIQPTARIHRVIKDGGKVANVIPDYSKVQVWLRDKNIASVEEMIGRMRKAADGAALGTETRAKVSVLASVRDPFSNAVLGKVMQTELDRVGPPRFDDKDQTFAKALQKEIGVPQAGLATEVIPFGPGHGSTASSDIGEVSAVVPLAELNVAARPLGTASHHWSQTSCAAHPLGFKGMHVAAKVLGASLVDLLTGPQAVAQAKQEFARSTQGKPYVSPLAADAKPQVF, encoded by the coding sequence ATGGGTGGAAGTGCCGCTCCGCGTTGTCACCGCTTACCTGCCGCCCCCGCCACCCACGTCGGGGCCGGGACCGTTCTCGCTCTCCGATCCCGCTCTCCTGGAGCAGCTGCTCGCGGGAGCCGGATTCTCGCGACCGCGCGTCACACCCTTGAGCTTGCCGTACCCCTCGGGCGCGACGGTCGAAGCCGCCGCGCGCCTGCTCCTCCAACTCGGCCCTTCGGCGGCAATCCTCCGCGACGCCGGCGAAGCGACCGAACGCCTCCGCCCGGTGATCGAAGCCGATCTGCGCGCCGCGCTCGTACCCTTCGCGACACCGCGCGGCATCGAGCTCCCGGCGATGGCGCTGGTCGCGACCGCGTCACGAGACGCCTCGGCATAGGCGCCCTTCCCGGCGGGCCCCGAATTTTGTACTCAGCAGGTATGACCGCCGCGATTGCCGCCCTTCTGGTGGCCGCCGGTACGCCGGCGACCGATGCCTATCTCGATCAGACCCGCACGCGCTGGGAGCAAGTCGCGAGACAGATCTGGGAGTTCTCCGAGCCCGCCCTGCAGGAGACGAAGTCCGCGGGAATGATGGCGGACCTGCTCGAGAAGGAGGACTTCAAGATCGCGCGCAACGTCGGCGGGATGCCGACGGCATTCGTGGCCACCGCCGGTTCCGGCTCGCCCGTCGTCGGCATCCTCGCCGAGTACGACGCGCTCCCCGGCCTCTCGCAGCAGGCCGGCGAGGCGAAAAAGGATCCGCGCACGCCCGATGCGCCGGGGCACGGCTGCGGGCACAACCTGCTCGGAACCTCCGCTGTCGCCGCCGCTGTCGCCGCGAACCAAGCGCGCATCTCGCAGAAGCTGCCCGGCACCATCAAGGTCTTCGGAACGCCCGCCGAGGAGATCCTGATCGGCAAGACCTTCATGATCATGGCCGGCGCTTTCAAGGACACCGATGTCGTCCTGTCCTGGCACCCCGACGACAAGAACCAGATCTCCAACGGGACCCGGCTGGCGCTGACCGCCACGGAAGTAGAGTTCTTCGGCAAGACAGCGCACGCCGCTGCGTCGCCGTGGCTCGGCCGCAGCGCCCTCGATGCGCTGGAATTGTTCGAGCACGGGATGTCGCTGATGCGCGAGCACATCCAGCCCACGGCGCGGATCCACCGCGTGATCAAGGACGGCGGCAAGGTGGCGAACGTGATCCCCGACTACTCCAAGGTGCAGGTCTGGCTGCGCGACAAGAACATTGCCAGCGTGGAGGAGATGATCGGACGCATGCGCAAGGCGGCCGACGGCGCGGCGCTCGGGACGGAGACCCGGGCCAAGGTCAGCGTGCTCGCCTCGGTCCGGGATCCCTTCAGCAACGCAGTCCTGGGAAAGGTGATGCAGACCGAGCTCGATCGAGTGGGGCCACCGCGCTTCGACGACAAGGACCAGACCTTCGCGAAGGCACTGCAGAAGGAAATCGGCGTACCGCAGGCGGGCCTCGCGACGGAAGTGATCCCGTTCGGTCCCGGCCACGGCAGCACTGCGTCCTCGGACATCGGCGAAGTCAGCGCCGTGGTCCCGCTCGCGGAGCTGAACGTCGCCGCCCGTCCGCTCGGCACCGCTTCGCACCACTGGTCGCAGACTTCCTGCGCCGCGCACCCGCTCGGATTCAAGGGGATGCACGTAGCAGCGAAGGTGCTGGGCGCGTCGCTCGTCGATCTCCTCACCGGTCCGCAGGCGGTCGCGCAGGCAAAGCAGGAGTTCGCCAGGTCGACGCAGGGAAAACCCTACGTCAGCCCGCTCGCCGCAGATGCCAAACCGCAGGTCTTCTGA
- a CDS encoding AMP-dependent synthetase — protein sequence MVDFRWLIPERFNMGADVADRHRGALALVEIEPSGKTRELTFDAISALSNRLANVLVARGLRRGDRIAILLPQRHETAVAHAAAWKAGMISVPLFTLFGEEALEFRLQNSGARAIVTDREQLPKLTRLRHALPDLKTVLCVDGEAEGALDLHALAAQASDRFQIVDTSAEDPALIIYTSGTTGQPKGALHAHRTLLGHLPGVEYPHDGFPKPGDRFWTPADWAWIGGLFDVVMPAWHHGITVVAHRPRKFDPGEAMRLMARHEVRNVFMPPTALKLLRASGARDPGVRLRSLASGGESLGEELIEWGRSTLGLTINEFYGQTECNLVVGNGAELPPVRPGWTGTAIPGHTVAIVDEQGRELPAGELGSIAYKRPDPVMFLEYWRNESATRAKFRGDWLVSGDLGLRDEAGYFRFVGRDDDLITSGGYRIGPGEIEACLTRHPAVALAAVVGEPDPVRTEVVKAVIVLKQGFTPGDALKAELQEHVRSRLAAHEYPRIVEFVKELPLTATGKIIRRALRSPKKA from the coding sequence ATGGTCGACTTCCGCTGGCTGATTCCCGAACGCTTCAACATGGGCGCCGACGTCGCCGATCGCCATCGAGGCGCGCTGGCGCTCGTCGAGATCGAGCCGTCCGGCAAGACGCGCGAGCTGACCTTCGACGCCATCTCCGCCCTCTCCAACCGGCTGGCGAACGTACTGGTCGCGCGCGGACTTCGGCGGGGCGATCGCATCGCCATCCTGCTCCCGCAGCGTCACGAGACCGCCGTCGCACACGCCGCGGCCTGGAAGGCGGGAATGATCTCCGTCCCCCTCTTCACGCTTTTCGGCGAGGAGGCGCTCGAGTTCAGGCTGCAGAACAGCGGCGCCCGCGCCATCGTCACCGACCGGGAGCAACTTCCCAAGCTCACGCGGCTGCGCCATGCGTTGCCCGACTTGAAGACGGTGCTCTGCGTCGACGGAGAAGCGGAAGGCGCCCTCGATCTGCACGCTCTGGCTGCGCAGGCGTCGGATCGATTCCAGATCGTCGACACCAGCGCTGAAGATCCGGCGCTGATCATCTACACCAGCGGCACCACCGGCCAGCCGAAGGGCGCGCTCCACGCCCACCGCACCCTGCTCGGTCACCTCCCGGGCGTCGAGTACCCGCACGACGGTTTCCCCAAACCCGGCGACCGCTTCTGGACGCCTGCGGACTGGGCCTGGATCGGCGGGCTGTTCGACGTGGTGATGCCCGCCTGGCATCACGGGATCACCGTCGTCGCTCACCGGCCGCGCAAGTTCGATCCCGGCGAAGCCATGCGGCTGATGGCGCGTCACGAGGTTCGCAACGTCTTCATGCCGCCGACGGCGCTGAAGCTGCTCCGCGCCTCCGGCGCCCGCGATCCCGGCGTTCGCCTCCGCAGCCTCGCCTCTGGCGGCGAGAGCCTCGGCGAGGAGCTGATCGAGTGGGGACGCAGCACGCTGGGTCTGACCATCAACGAATTCTACGGACAGACCGAATGCAACCTGGTGGTGGGAAACGGCGCCGAGCTTCCACCGGTACGGCCCGGTTGGACCGGCACCGCCATTCCGGGGCACACCGTGGCGATCGTGGACGAGCAGGGTCGCGAGCTGCCCGCGGGCGAGTTGGGGAGCATCGCGTACAAGCGACCCGACCCGGTGATGTTCCTCGAGTACTGGCGCAACGAGAGCGCTACGCGCGCCAAGTTCCGCGGCGACTGGCTGGTCAGCGGCGACCTCGGCTTGCGCGACGAAGCCGGATACTTCCGCTTCGTCGGACGCGACGACGACCTGATCACCAGCGGCGGCTACCGCATCGGCCCGGGCGAGATCGAGGCCTGCCTCACCCGCCATCCCGCCGTGGCGCTCGCTGCAGTGGTCGGTGAGCCCGATCCCGTCCGCACCGAAGTGGTGAAGGCCGTCATCGTCCTCAAGCAAGGGTTCACGCCGGGCGACGCGCTCAAGGCGGAGCTCCAGGAGCACGTGCGCTCCCGGCTCGCCGCGCACGAATATCCCCGCATCGTCGAGTTCGTGAAGGAGCTGCCGCTCACGGCGACGGGCAAGATCATCCGGCGGGCGCTGCGCTCGCCGAAGAAGGCCTGA
- a CDS encoding tautomerase: MPHLQFDLSFTPSPEQKTRFASAIVEHFARVMDTGSDHIAVSLRCGARGDLTFGRAEDPTQGIAFLNADLRRGRTPDQKRLFALAAIEELERTLGVPRAAVYVIFTEHDGPDFQMHDGVLPSWSAGENPLENLR; this comes from the coding sequence ATGCCGCATCTGCAGTTCGACCTGAGCTTCACGCCGAGCCCGGAACAGAAGACCCGCTTCGCCTCCGCTATCGTGGAGCACTTCGCGCGAGTGATGGATACCGGGAGCGATCACATCGCAGTTTCCCTTCGCTGTGGGGCTCGCGGGGACCTGACCTTCGGCCGCGCGGAGGACCCCACCCAGGGGATCGCGTTCCTCAATGCCGACCTCCGGCGTGGTCGGACGCCCGACCAGAAACGCCTGTTCGCGCTGGCCGCCATAGAGGAGCTGGAGCGCACGCTCGGCGTTCCGCGCGCCGCCGTGTACGTCATCTTCACCGAGCACGACGGTCCCGACTTCCAGATGCACGACGGCGTTCTGCCCTCCTGGTCAGCGGGAGAGAATCCGTTGGAGAATTTGCGTTAG